One genomic segment of Arachis duranensis cultivar V14167 chromosome 4, aradu.V14167.gnm2.J7QH, whole genome shotgun sequence includes these proteins:
- the LOC107484202 gene encoding leucine-rich repeat extensin-like protein 5 has protein sequence MSSTILFFLPITITLLISFPTTTRTDDPCPYPCYPPPTAPGGGTGTTTPTTPTAPPAPPQSGTGYGYPPPSGGNNNNNYPYNPTPPYGGGDGGDSSGGYGGATPPPPDPILPYFPFYYRKPPHKPEDSSSSSLATTQY, from the coding sequence ATGTCCTCCACCATTCTCTTCTTTCTCCCAATAACCATAACACTCCTCATCAGTTTTCCGACCACCACAAGAACCGACGATCCTTGTCCCTATCCATGTTACCCTCCACCCACCGCTCCTGGCGGCGGCACCGGCACTACTACTCCTACAACCCCTACAGCACCGCCGGCACCACCGCAATCCGGTACCGGTTACGGATATCCACCACCTTCTGGCgggaataataacaataattaccCTTATAACCCTACACCACCTTATGGTGGCGGAGATGGCGGCGACAGCAGCGGCGGTTATGGTGGCGCTACTCCACCACCACCGGACCCTATTCTACCTTACTTTCCATTCTACTATCGAAAGCCACCTCACAAGCCAGaagactcttcttcttcttcattggcTACTACGcaatac